In Pyrus communis chromosome 15, drPyrComm1.1, whole genome shotgun sequence, the genomic stretch GTAATTGTTAGGTCGGTGCCATCACCGCCATGTATGTTAGGTcaattttcctctttttctgaattttcctcTTCCTATGGAACTCCCTCTTGAAACATTTCCAGAGACTCAAGTCCTATTTCCTCTTCTTCCGGCAGCATTTCTCCTTTGAGCGGTATTTCCTCTTCTTTTGTTTGTCGTTTTATCTTTTGTAAACAAGAGAATAACACCATACACAACCCTTTTTAGCCTATATTTAAACCTTGACAGTTttcgtttaatttattcaattcgttggtaaaaataaaaaggtgtgcgtgcaaaagctaaaaaaagtgaaaatcaaCACCCTGCTTTTACCCTTCTTCATTCTTCCGTGTATCAGGGCTGACCGTGAGGGTAGGCGTGGTGCCACTGCACAAGGCACTCATACTTGACCCCTATCTATAGAGCAAAAGATGGAACgtgaaaaaacaaaatggcaTCAAACGGGCCTTTAGCATTTTCTTCCTAAATTTTGCAGCTTCTATGAGTTTTTTTACGatagttttaacgaaacactcacAGTAGCGTTcacctttaacaaaaaatcatatttttacctttccctTATACTATTAACTACACCTTTAGttgtcatttttcattcaaactaaagttttttttttaacgttttgggaattttaacgattcctttttttgggagttttaatgatataatcccgatactgttcacttttaacgaaaaaccatatttttacgtttacctagtactattcattacacctttatttgtcatttttcattaaaactaaagtttttttagaattttcgttcgttttcctttctttttactCAATATGTTGGACCGGAATCAggttcattaattttttatcagGTTTGGATTCACTTGAGTTCAACAGTTTTCGTAATCCTGCAAATTTGTTCTTTCAATCGTGTTGGACGGCAATGCCGAAACATCTAACAGGCCTAATTCCATTTTTCCCATAGGCAAGTCTTCAAGTAGGCAATATTTTACAAGTTTATGAAAGATCCACATGACAATTCACTCAACACAGTTCCACAATTCTACGATTTTATAACAGATTTCTTACGAGGAACGGAATGGCTAACCGCAACAATTGCTGTTCTGCTGAATTGGCTGGCTCCTCATTTCAACAGTTCCGCTCGACTTGTTACCAGTTGGTTGGCTTCCCATTCTGCAAAATTTTAAAGGACAACAATTACGAAGATACGAGAGTTGATTTAGTAAGATCAATTTAGGGACGTCTATAACaagaaagtcttaagcaagtgATTAGAGCATGAAAGAGTTGATTAGtggttttactttttctttatcTCGGCAGACATGGTTAAGAAAGCCTGCTCAACATTGATCGAGTCTTTAGCACTTGTCTCGAGGAAAGGAATCCCAAGCTCATCAGCAAAAGCCTACAGTGCATCagtacaagaaacaaaaattacgCCACAGCAAGCAGTTATTAACAAATCATTGCTATTTACAGACAGCTTAATCGACAAAGATTGTATGTTCATTAATGGAAATCACTTTCTCCAACTCAACATTTTATGTGAATCGTCCTGAAAGTCATAAGGGGTATTTGACCATAAATGTCTTCCCAGAAGCTCCAATCTGTTACACCCGCTCTAATAATGATAAGCACTCGGAGGTACACTTATTATTTTCAAAGAAGAATTTATATTATAGCATTATAATACGCAATAAACATAACCAGACTTGTAACCAGACGTGGGTGAATAAACATAACCGGAATATGGATTTTTTTCCCCTCATCTGGCAGTTGAGAACTGAAGCTAAAAAACAAACGTCAAATGTCGAATGAATATCAATCCCACAGAAAAGGCAACAAAtgagatacacacacacacacacgttaTTTACAATGAAGCATATTGCAAAGCATGAATCAGACTTGAGATCTGAAGCAACAAATTAGCAACAGCATATAGATATATAAGGTAACACAGTACACGCCTACAGTTTAACAGTTCTATGGAACGAGTGATGCTTTTAGGGGACTGAGCATATCAATTGCCCAAAAGTGTGTCGTGATGAAAATCAGCTTTAAAGTAAATTGTTTAATTGTTCAGGCAACCAAACTACAATCTTTACCTTGGCAGTTTGTGTATCGACAACCTTGTTCTCAACTAAATCACATTTATTACCAACTAGAAGCTTGCACACACTGTCACTTGCATATCTGTCAATCTCATTCAGCCACTGCTTCACGTTATTGAAGCTCTCCATCTCAGTAACATCATACACAATCTGTAGCAGTTCCAAAAGAATTAAGACTTCATTTACGATAAAGAGTTAAACCACACGTTACATTATTGTGTAAAATCGAAAAGTTATGCACCGTTAATGTTGCAGAATAGCTTTTAAAAAGTCACTTTCATTAACTATTGACTTCAacatagaaaataaagaaagatagTAAAGGTAATATTTCGCCCTTtgatttaaagaaaagaaaatatatacaaagaGGTAGTAATAATCTACATCAACATTTATCTCAGGTAACTTCATCATGCAAGTTTGATTGATTGCAGCAAATGACTGATCCGGCAGGTCCTTCACAAGGTCCATGCTATTTCACTAAACCATGTGGTCATGCAACAACACAATAGAGAAACCAAAAACGAAAGACTGAAAACTTTAAATAGGTTTTCTTTtctagtttttggttttcattttgCTAGGCATTCCATGTGCAATTCTCCCACCTTCCTCCCACTACACTCCCTCCATGTTCTTGATTCCTCCCTCCTTCCATCGACTCTCTCTATCtccaatgaaaattgaaaaaaaatggaaattaaaaactaaaatgaaaaggTTATCGAACGGGCCCTTAAGCTCAGAATAATAGTAGTCTTAACATTCCACAGGGATAACTGTTATATTTTATGATGAACAAAACAACTGCAGTTACATTTGTTTTACATCATGAATGATTGCATAAGAAATCAGTAACTTGTAAGTCAAAAGCCAGTGACAAAATCATGTGCATCCATCCCAGTTAAGGGTATTGACTAGTACTTCCACTCCATGGGTCCCAAGATCTATTCTTACAATGAACTTTCCCCAACCCCGGTAACCCCCAACTCaaggaaccaaaaaaaaatactaaaagcAAGCAAGCATTCTTACAATTATCCCATGTGCTCCTCGGTAGTAACTGCTTGTTATAGTCCGGAATCGCTCCTGTCCAGCAGTATCCCACTAGGTGACAGAAAAGCAGAATATGTTAACTTCCAACCAAATGTTGATCAATCAAGAAGCAAGAGAAATGGAACAGCCTATTTAGTTTTCCATGATGCATCACACCTAACATTTCCAATATATCCCCGCTGTCAACTTTGATATTTCTACTGATCTGCCCGTGTTAGACTTGATAAACTTAAAGATGTTTAAATTAGACATAGACTTAGTTAGAACTATCCTGTTATATGACACAGATGTACGTTTTGTAGTTGTTTTGGAACTAAAGTTCTGTTAAGCTTAAAGTTTTCATCATAAATGGAATGCAAATAGCCAACTCATAACGTGCATTTACATCAGAAGATTATCAAATTTCGGAGAACAGTTTTTACGAAAAACccaacatacatacataaatcAGATACCGCCAATTGATTCAAAACCCGTAATAGGCCCATAActatacttttgatttttgccaAATAAACATGAAGACTCACTGGCCCCAACAAGCAATTGCATttaatagaataaaaaaaaggaaagcaaCCGCTACTCACAATCTGCAGCTTGACCGTCTTGCCATCCAGCTCCACTGTTCTGATTTTctgaaaattataaaacaaaatatcaacaaataagccataaacaacaaagtaaatatacaaatacatgtacatatatatatatatatatatatcagaatATATATGAGTACATATGCACCAAAGACCTACAGATGCATATACTCACAAAATCAACTCCAATGGTGCTTATGTAGCTGTCAACATAGGAATCATcctgagaaaaaaaataacaaaaggcATTAATTCGAGCAGCAATTACAGAATAATTACcctcaaaaccctaaaatttattTCCAAATTAGCACAAACAATTTTCCAAATAAGgtagaaaagaaaaagtgtaAAGGAAATGAACTCACAGCGAATCTGAGAAGCAAGCAAGATTTTCCAACGGACGAGTCCCCAATTAGCAGAAGCTTGAACAAATAATCgctaaataaaaacccaaaacaacagAAGAAAACTCAAAATCCGTAAGATAATCGAGGCacgtgataaaaaaaattgaaagaaagggAGGGAAAATTAGGGGAAGGGGAAGTTTGGGGAGAAGAAAAATGGCTTACTATTCGTTGCTCATGATTGAGCTGCAAATTGAAATCGAAAAATGTTGGGGCAAGTTTCCTTTCGGGGTTTTAAAGACACGAAGAAGGAAGAGGAGTTTTGTCTCAGTCTTTTGCTCTACTTCCTTCCCCTCCTCACTCGTCAAGGGTTTCAGACAAAGTTTTGGAACGGCGGCCCAACGACAAAGTTCATGATTTTAACTTTTGACTTTTTGTCCAAAATGTTTTTCCGGATTAACATAACTTATTACTTTAAATCTtgagttttaaaattaatatgaGTGGTTAAGATATTGTTCACTTTCAATTATTCTGATCATTCCGCAACAAATATctgttaaattgaagaaaccatTAGTACAATGTCAGAGGTTGATTTAATTACGAGCTGGTGACCGAGTGATAAAAGACAGATTAAGAGActtccttaaaactaaaaactgaaggTTTCGGGTTCAAAACTTGTTGCTGGTGTAGAAGCCAAACTTGTGGCTGggagaggctgaaatgcctctatgaGTCTTTCCGACCCCTGTAAGAAGTGAATAACCATgacttgccaccagttgtcctccttttgaaaaaaaaaattgtaaggggttgatttgacaaaagCACCTCAATTTAAGagaaatttgatcaaaataaTTGTCGGTGGacaatttcaaaaatcatttataTCGATTTTAAACTAAAGTACAAAGTTATGGTAATCTCTAAAGCTATTTTAAATAACAatcattcaattttttctttctgttttttcttaAAGACAAATTTTCTAACTTTTGATAAATAACATTTTGAGACTCGTCTCGGGCATAAAAAAACTGAGGACCCGCTATGTTCCTCACATGAATACAGAGCCTTCGAAATCAACGAAATATGGAGCCATGAAAAGCACTCGTATTTGAACGATGACAATTATTTCTCGACTCTTTGATGTTTAATGATTGCACTTAAAGCCACAGAGAAAAGCCTAACTTTTGAGTTGtatgtgtttgttgattgactGTAGATGTGCCAAAGAATTGTAAATTTAGTGAAATTGATGATGGTAATGAAACTTACACCACAAGTTAACTAACTTATAATCAAATAATTGTGCCATGAGCGGGGCAATGACTCGTGCTTGATTATTTTCTATGCGTTGCTTGCTAGAGATTTTAATATCATCTTAGTGAATACTGAAataatatttgaaattaaatcGAAAGTGGTTTTATTCAGTTGACATGGTTCATACAAGCTTAGAGactaagaaaggaaaagaagttGAAATAGCTTATAAACGTACATATGTGGCAAAAGAAAGCCTAAATGATCACTAAAAGAGCTAAGAACTAGTATCGCTTCCTTGCAAATAGATCTTATAGCTCAAGTTGATATCAaaagtttttggttgaaaagtTGAATCCTTAGAACATCTTCAAAGGGGATGTCAAATTGTTCAAATCAGCAATAATGGTAACAAATGACAGCATTAATGTTTTATAACCGAGAAGCCAAATCTAATGTGGCATGACATGTATTGACATATTTTCCCCttgctgccaaatttgacagcatattcagatttttttagttaattattaaatgttttttttattaatttttttattggtttaaaacattatccttttgtttcttttcattcccaatgcaaagacaatacatatgaattattattttatgtttaaaatttgacatatcggttgaagagcaaaagttttaaaaaatatcaaagtgccacataagccttcaaatttaaattttaggtttaaaatttgacatctcatttagAGATGGTCTTACCTTTTGCGGTTGTTGTCCCTTTTATAGAGTTCAATCAACTTGATCTTATGCTAAAAGCCACTAGGAGAGAACTGCGGTtcttctcttaataagtgcatattaatattacataattattgttttaccctccttatgtaaatattgtgtatcaaaaatgagggtaaaattaaaaaaataagtataaaaaagagggtaaaataggaaaaatagggatatgattatcaatttgtcaaaaggtacaaaattactattttgccctccttttTTCAGTAGTGTGTAttaaaagtgagggcaaaataggaaaaaaaggaaaaaaaaggagaaaaaagttgacaaggaatgttttcttaataatattactagcgcacacacaaagtgtgtgagcaatgtttttattttttatttttgaaatggaAGGAGAgatgaagagagtgatagagaatgtgggagtgggcagtgtttttttttttttttttttaatttaattttttttaaatagagatatattatgattacatgtAGGCGAcgctttgaaaagaaaaaaaaaacaaaatgtggttgtgtgaaattacatttatgccccatatttcttattcatgttatgttttaattaaagggttaaactgataatttcgtagaattttgattgacaatgattgttttattaattaatggaGAGTATTATAGATTTGATTGAGTCTCTGAACGTGGTGACTGACTGATGTCTCCAAATAAATCAAGGCccaataatatttttgaatGAGAAATGATATTGGCCCATAATAACGGCCCAATGACTATTTTCTGTCCAAAGAGGCACATATGCTGGCAAAGTATGGCTTGATGAGTTGATGGTGGCACAAAGATCTGATTTGGTTCGAGGAGATTTTCGATTTAATTGGCGATCTCTATTTAAACGACGAtcaaattatataattattgtgagaccctttttttttcttttgtttgagtTGACATTTCCCATAACtttattaaatgaaaaaaacttaattttaaataaaaattcttaaatttttataaaaataacaaaagaacttaaatcttaataaaaaatatatataattttaatattaaattaaaaaaaattgacgtGCGGGACCCGAGCGTCCTCACACATgctttttatgaaatttaatggtactactgacacaccccgaccgagatcagggcgtgctggccgccacgcggaggtgacgtaaccatgtgcatgtacggaagctaataaaatagtaatataaaaagtacgaataattaaaaactagcatacaaagtagtaaaaacaagtgctagcgcaagtgagacacaagttcagagcaataagtctacagcagtccaaaagaaaaagatgcgacaacagtacacccgaaggtgaccctacgctggtgaatgtctgtcagaaatgccgggaaagccctctgggaaaccaccgaacctgctagacaactagaacctggaggggcgcaaaacaaaagcgtgagtgggtaaaaacaaatcttttcgaaaaccatttagtaaaatacattctaacccctcgccgtaaaacctgtatacttcccagaaaataacatatgtacgtatgtatatagatatgCCAAATATACTCAAGAATATGTCATGTCggaacctcataatgaaatgcaagtgctcaggtataaatcataacaataacatataatctggcagccggagtcacctaacgtgacctgtacggctgcatatagagctcaaatctcaatctcaataactaaacctgcccacgagtcgaaaccacctaaagtggtctgtacgacaggcatgtgtgtaatatatatatatacgctctagtgctacgatcacgtgaaggttgtgcgaataatcgcgggtcacctacgagtcagaaccacctaatgtggtttgtacgacaggactgtgcacctaacttggatccaagctaagcgtgtggtgcgggaggtgaacatcacgtgaaggactgtgccctactctgggcgggaccactaacactgggggtgcaggttatgagctctctaaacatctcaaaccactactgaatgtaaacatgaataacacttacctggcacttacctgtgcgtccacagcacctaatatgcatatgtatatgtatgcaactaataatgcacgtgatgatgcataaacaatgataatatggtgcatggcataaaacaattaaccatttcaaacaatttctgggaaaataaatgtatataggtatatacggaaaaccaaaagcccactcactggtatgtggaagggtcgtagcccccctgcctcgagtgaccacgctcgtcctcgagatacgtatcacctatatgcgaaacaactacaaaaacgttaattttaaagcacctaaccaacttctcgtaataacttctcatacattgctcaaattggacaaatgaatataccaatgtgCTCTAAACAACCTCAGGaacacacccaaatttttagaaaatttttccACCGCCGCAGCGCCCCCActcgccggccacgcgcaggcacgtgcctggcacgctgacggcgtcaactgacgccgtagggaatattccgttagttctaacggatttCGTCAACggtgtcaggaatattccgtctccttccccgGCGAACCTCTGGtaccgtcgccggcgccggaaaatcgcaAAAACTGTAAACTTCGATATCTCGTccgtttctcaaccaaatttcataatttttgcaccaaaatgaagcctaggactaggggaacacaaccatacaacgtttaagggttaaaaaccatggaatctcacctgcaaaaccaaaccaactccggccaacttcgaacacAGTGATCCCGTcgtccaattccttcaaacgaactactccgagactccttgggacctcaccaagctacctacgagcttcaaaattcctaaaacgtgagaaatcacgtttgcatgaatagtacccaaaacggacatcgtcgaattgacgtgaaaacgatggagttctcacctgaaaatggtacgactgGACTCCCACgagcctcacgagctcgaatgTGTACTTAgttccttcgatctgtggagatttagtgtgcttgtgtgtgtgtccgtacgttttcaaagAGAAAGGGAAGGAATGGAGCTCGGGACAGTCACAGGGGAAAGGGACAGAGGGACAGGGAGAGTGAGAGTGtgagtgtgtggcccaacacatgccaacacaacacaaaacagccaaTAAACGTAACGAAAATGAACTATGGGCAAATTagtcttttcacacgtacgttttgatattttcgggacgggctgtcacaactacactatttatgaagcTTAAAGGTACTACAcagtttatgaaacttaacggtactacacagtttatgaaacttaatgggACTATacttttatgaaacttaacgatactatattgtttatgaaattaaacggtactattttttaaagttaaccGTACTACACTGGTTATaaaacttaacggtactactttgtttataaaacttaacggtactacattgtttatgaaacttaatgatactattgtttatgaaacttaatggtactatattgtgtgtgtatatatatgtatataatttattttgccATAAGTAGGTACAAGTGAAATTTGCATATATgacttttatatatattatttattgtaTACATGAAAATACATCTTAAGAGATCATAGTACCAAACATATGTTTGTGTTATCTTGCTTTGTAAAAGACCTAAAAATGAGTGTCATAGTTGTTACAATTAGCTAATTCATACATAATATAATATGTATGTGTATTTTCAtgtactttttattatttagttaTATTAAGAGAAGGAGGTTGAGGGACGTGCACTAGGCATACATGTTtatattttacgttttttttttgtccttatcattaattaaaaaattattgcaaCAAAAAGATAAACAATAGAATGTAAACATAAACTTTTCTACGTCAATGACTTTGATGTGAAGATCAAATGGGGGAACTGTTAGGATGTGGAGATCCTTAGGATCCTTACACAATgtatccagagaggatcctcttcttAGTGAGAGCAGCTTAGGGGATCCCCACAAAATAGATCCAGAGATAATCCTCTTTTAGTAAGAGCATATTAGGAGATCCCCACACAATGAATctagagaggatcctcttccgaGTGACAGCAGCTTAGGCACATGGGTTTGATACCCATGTATTCTCCTCTTTGAAACCGAAGGCTACTTATCTAGAAATCGCTAGTATTTCTTGCCCTGAACGATAATACAACCCTTTGTGCGTTACTATTAAAATGCAAAGTTATTAGACCCGCGCTGGGCAtctgtttatattttatattttatattattattattaaataaagttattagatttttttttgatTAAAATGTAAAGTTTTGAaactcttattattattattatttttaaaagtaattagCTGCAAACTAAAACAgttgagtgtttgataaactgtaTTTTAAAAGTGGTGTGAATATAAAAAGCAATGtctaaaagaataaataaagtCATTGTTTAAAATTAAGGAGTTTATTGcaagaattaaaaatattttaaaagttCAACtccaattttcatcaatttttttttttaaaacaaccTACATgttgcttttaaaagttgttgTTTAGAGGctattgtttttaaaataaacagtatattttatttttatcaaatattttttttactgcTTAACTTTAAAATGATGcagtttttgtataaaaaaaatatatcaaattgCGCCTTAATTGTTCAAAACATTCATGAATATCCTACTTCTCCAAAAAAAGTCAATGGCAAAATGTAATGCCTGAAGTTGACACAAGATAATGATTCATGATATGAAAATTTCTCTCACAACAAGAGCAATTGTATTGAGCAAATTCAAAAACACGTGACGCTTTAATTCAATAATATTATCATATAAAATACTTATACATAACATGATATTATTCAATCGAGAAGTTGCAgtaaaccaaatttttttattttttggggtcAAAGTGAATCAAATCTTTCTTCTATTCAAAAACCGTGGACAGCACGCACAGAATCGAAGGAAAAGACAAGCCTAATCTCAAAACTTGCCACGTGGCCCGTCTAGAGTCCGAGTCCCCAAAACCCTAACTTACgcctcaccttcttcttctcagCTGCTTGCTAccttctctccctccctccctcttctGCTAATATCACGTCGTTTTCTTCTCAGAGGAAGAAGGAAACCCTAATCTTCCTCCTGGCTTTTCTTCAAGCTCGAGAAAGCGCGCGCAAACTAACCTataattcccttcccttttcaATCTTGAACCGCAGGTATATTTCTCACCGCccattttttctaattttttcagTTC encodes the following:
- the LOC137717655 gene encoding ras-related protein RABD1-like — translated: MSNEYDYLFKLLLIGDSSVGKSCLLLRFADDSYVDSYISTIGVDFKIRTVELDGKTVKLQIWDTAGQERFRTITSSYYRGAHGIIIVYDVTEMESFNNVKQWLNEIDRYASDSVCKLLVGNKCDLVENKVVDTQTAKAFADELGIPFLETSAKDSINVEQAFLTMSAEIKKKMGSQPTGNKSSGTVEMRSQPIQQNSNCCG